Proteins encoded within one genomic window of Solibaculum mannosilyticum:
- a CDS encoding M23 family metallopeptidase, giving the protein MSNLRFEKSKFGKFWSGKGFYIALAVCMVAVGGAAWSAFGGGDSSLMEGQVDDYSSQVVVDWGTSQAVDNPASDIPIVVSDPGDLEPEESEPESSAAAVQAPAEQEEPSEAPAANQDDEEAAVMYPAGKNVMKEFSGDELVYSQTLKDWRVHDGVDFEVEKGTAVKAMTNGTVTDVREDPMWGTVVEIDHGNGVIATYCGLAKNVAVKKGDAVTTSQQLGAVGEIPCEIAEASHLHLKVTKDDQLIDPTTLLQ; this is encoded by the coding sequence ATGAGCAATCTGCGTTTTGAGAAAAGCAAATTCGGAAAGTTCTGGTCAGGCAAGGGGTTTTATATCGCGTTGGCGGTGTGCATGGTAGCAGTCGGCGGCGCGGCATGGTCGGCTTTTGGCGGAGGGGATTCCTCCCTAATGGAGGGCCAAGTGGACGACTATAGCTCGCAAGTGGTAGTAGACTGGGGGACCTCCCAAGCGGTGGACAACCCCGCCAGCGACATACCCATTGTGGTCAGTGACCCAGGGGATCTGGAACCGGAGGAATCAGAACCGGAATCCAGCGCTGCAGCGGTGCAGGCTCCTGCCGAGCAGGAAGAACCGTCAGAAGCCCCGGCTGCCAATCAGGACGACGAAGAGGCTGCGGTGATGTATCCAGCCGGTAAAAACGTCATGAAGGAATTCAGCGGCGATGAACTGGTGTATTCCCAAACCCTCAAGGACTGGCGCGTTCACGACGGAGTGGACTTTGAAGTGGAAAAGGGTACAGCGGTCAAGGCCATGACCAATGGCACGGTCACCGATGTACGGGAAGACCCCATGTGGGGCACTGTAGTGGAAATCGACCACGGCAACGGCGTGATAGCCACATATTGCGGTTTAGCTAAGAATGTGGCTGTAAAGAAGGGCGACGCCGTCACAACCAGCCAACAGCTGGGCGCTGTGGGAGAGATTCCCTGCGAGATTGCGGAAGCATCCCACCTGCATCTCAAAGTCACCAAAGATGATCAGCTGATCGACCCAACGACCTTACTCCAATAA
- a CDS encoding DUF6514 family protein: MVPEETCIVAEGLMFRLDYYLRPRKQRDYEVEVIKTSMVGPQERAKFCLPTCSQEKAKEIVKILAKCSVTPACLDDVMCEVEVLYLS; this comes from the coding sequence ATGGTACCGGAGGAGACCTGTATCGTAGCAGAGGGATTGATGTTTCGTTTAGATTATTATCTGCGGCCGAGGAAGCAAAGGGACTATGAGGTAGAGGTCATCAAGACCAGCATGGTAGGCCCACAGGAGCGGGCCAAGTTTTGTTTGCCAACGTGTTCCCAGGAAAAGGCCAAAGAAATCGTCAAGATATTGGCCAAATGCAGTGTAACACCTGCCTGCCTGGATGATGTAATGTGTGAGGTAGAAGTGCTCTATTTATCCTAA
- a CDS encoding GH39 family glycosyl hydrolase, translating into MASDENGTVILGYYPGLPITLSWGTKVRTGWHYHRGLHLLYVVEGSLSFSLEDRSYTILPNQLGILNSMQLHEGDDKKTSGRWIDFCIELEDYETLWPELRGLYFNIQDSTAKREEVSSVYQLFANIVREASERKKGFAVRIHSLCDRMIVLLATHFSYPRSDMPSGLEGDRQLETVLEYIDTNYGQSWSLGKLASKACLSPQYLSRRFSNRMGMPLSEYINTVRVKKSLPDIIAGNQSVHEIAQSYGFANITSYYKMFRKIFHTTPHQYFKKYQEEVESSAHQEAEQADQFGNLFSYISMNHQESDLDNVGPPDLHISVDLGSRIRCLNKSWGRVCCLGRISDSMDFGWREQVVRVQRDLSFEYMICNDFNGVMIESERENDGAMSYQFGRLNHYLDFLRSMHLKPMIELGFVPSQIAEDVHLPAYVYPPNDLSAWCDMVHKIMNHIVNRYGRHEVRNWKFCIWHNPDSRAFWPDRRERFAELFIRTYQIIKRVDPEIQVGGCGFRWQTAHHGWLQNFSEYLKKDSISPDFLSFCLHGVQSQSDQVPMSVGDLSFLDVKKQLHFGEPDSCIREVREIRSLLESLHWGGKPLWITNFNIHGYVDDPIHDTNFMAAFLVKNMLAVCNEVESISFCPVIDRLGSGRYPGIFHGGCGLLTRNGIPKGSYNALLLLDKLGDMVVEQGDSYIVTSSQDGNYQILCYNYCHYNQEYSKTNVPGLYDKDRFNDFAQESSLSFQFELKGIRGHYRIKHTSINRSSGSALDAWIRMGMPEHCLDDEVDILKSRSVPDCTIKTVTYDGTANLQLILEPHEVALVELIRN; encoded by the coding sequence ATGGCTAGTGATGAAAATGGGACAGTGATATTGGGATACTATCCGGGTTTACCCATCACTTTGTCTTGGGGAACCAAGGTGCGGACTGGATGGCACTACCATCGGGGACTGCACCTGCTCTACGTCGTGGAGGGGAGCCTGAGCTTTTCCCTGGAGGACCGGAGTTATACGATACTTCCCAACCAGTTGGGGATCCTCAACTCCATGCAGCTGCATGAAGGGGATGACAAAAAGACGTCGGGACGATGGATTGATTTTTGTATTGAGCTGGAAGACTATGAGACGCTGTGGCCAGAACTGCGCGGTCTTTATTTTAACATCCAGGATTCCACGGCCAAGCGGGAGGAAGTCAGCAGTGTTTATCAGCTGTTTGCCAATATTGTCCGGGAGGCGAGCGAACGGAAGAAAGGATTTGCCGTGCGCATTCATTCGCTGTGCGACCGGATGATTGTACTGTTGGCCACTCATTTTTCATATCCACGTTCGGATATGCCCAGTGGATTGGAAGGGGACCGTCAGCTGGAGACCGTGTTGGAATACATCGATACGAACTATGGACAAAGCTGGTCCTTAGGGAAATTGGCGTCGAAAGCGTGTCTTAGTCCGCAGTATTTGTCCAGGCGATTTAGTAATCGGATGGGGATGCCGCTGTCGGAATATATTAACACTGTGCGCGTCAAAAAAAGTCTGCCGGATATCATTGCCGGCAACCAGTCTGTCCATGAAATCGCCCAAAGCTATGGATTTGCCAATATTACGTCGTATTATAAGATGTTCCGCAAGATTTTCCATACCACCCCCCACCAGTACTTTAAAAAGTATCAGGAGGAGGTTGAGAGCAGTGCCCATCAGGAGGCCGAACAAGCCGATCAATTCGGCAACCTGTTCTCCTACATTTCCATGAACCATCAGGAGAGCGATCTGGACAATGTTGGACCTCCGGATCTCCATATTTCCGTGGACTTAGGCAGCCGAATCCGATGTCTCAACAAGAGTTGGGGAAGGGTTTGCTGTTTGGGACGTATCTCCGATTCCATGGATTTTGGCTGGCGGGAACAAGTGGTGCGTGTCCAGAGAGATCTTTCGTTTGAGTACATGATCTGCAATGACTTTAACGGCGTGATGATCGAGTCGGAACGGGAAAATGACGGCGCTATGTCGTACCAGTTCGGCAGGCTCAACCACTATCTGGATTTTTTACGCAGCATGCATCTAAAACCCATGATTGAATTGGGGTTTGTACCTTCTCAGATAGCCGAAGATGTCCATTTGCCTGCCTATGTCTACCCGCCCAACGATCTGTCGGCCTGGTGCGACATGGTGCATAAGATCATGAACCATATAGTCAACCGGTACGGCAGACATGAGGTGAGAAACTGGAAGTTCTGTATCTGGCACAATCCGGACAGCCGGGCCTTCTGGCCCGACCGAAGGGAACGGTTCGCCGAATTGTTTATCAGAACCTATCAGATCATCAAACGGGTAGATCCAGAGATCCAGGTGGGAGGATGCGGCTTCCGCTGGCAGACAGCGCATCACGGCTGGCTGCAGAACTTCTCCGAATACTTAAAGAAAGACAGTATCTCGCCGGACTTTTTATCCTTTTGTTTGCACGGTGTACAATCCCAGTCGGATCAAGTTCCGATGTCGGTAGGGGATCTGAGTTTCTTAGACGTGAAAAAGCAGTTGCATTTTGGAGAACCCGACTCCTGTATCCGGGAAGTGCGGGAAATCCGCAGCCTGCTGGAGAGTCTGCACTGGGGAGGGAAACCTCTTTGGATCACTAATTTTAACATTCATGGCTATGTGGACGATCCCATTCACGATACCAATTTTATGGCGGCGTTCCTGGTAAAGAATATGCTTGCGGTGTGCAACGAGGTGGAGAGCATCAGCTTCTGTCCGGTGATTGACCGGCTGGGAAGCGGCCGTTATCCAGGGATCTTTCACGGGGGCTGCGGACTCCTCACCCGCAATGGCATTCCAAAAGGATCCTATAACGCGTTGCTCCTGTTGGACAAACTGGGGGATATGGTAGTAGAACAGGGAGATAGTTATATCGTTACCTCCAGCCAGGACGGGAATTATCAGATTTTGTGTTACAACTACTGCCATTATAACCAGGAGTATAGTAAGACGAATGTCCCCGGCCTTTATGATAAAGACCGTTTCAATGATTTTGCCCAAGAGAGCTCGTTATCCTTCCAGTTTGAGCTAAAGGGTATCCGCGGCCATTACCGCATTAAGCATACCAGCATCAACCGGTCGTCCGGTTCGGCTTTGGATGCCTGGATCCGCATGGGGATGCCGGAACATTGCCTGGACGACGAAGTGGATATTTTAAAGTCCCGGTCGGTGCCCGATTGCACCATCAAGACGGTGACCTATGATGGAACAGCCAATTTACAGCTGATCCTGGAACCTCATGAGGTAGCGCTGGTGGAACTCATACGGAATTAG
- a CDS encoding formate--tetrahydrofolate ligase, which yields MKIKSDIQIAQEAQMQPIASIAEKAGIPADSLEPYGRTKAKVDNNLLDSLQDRPNGKLILVTAISPTPAGEGKTTTSVGLADAFGKLEKKVMLCLREPSLGPVFGIKGGAAGGGYAQVVPMEDINLHFTGDMHAISAANNLLAAMIDNHIYHGNELGIDPRRITWKRCVDMNDRQLRFVVDGLGGRVNGTPREDGYDITVASEIMAVLCLAQDLEDLKARLARIVVGYTYDDQPVTAGDLKAHGAMTALLKDAIKPNLVQTLEHTPAFVHGGPFANIAHGCNSVMATRLALKLADYVVTEAGFGADLGAEKFFDIKCRMAGLKPDAVVIVATVRALKHHGGVEKARLGEENLEALEKGLPNLLHHIENITKVFGLPAVVAVNRFPTDTQAELDLVEHRCGELGVPVALSEVWEKGGAGGIQLAQKVMDVIERMENHFAPIYPDEMPLRDKIRTVAQKVYGASDVRFEPAADRELDKLEHLGFGDLPVCMAKTQYSFSDDKDKLGWPKDFTITVRGVKVSAGAGFVVALTGSIMTMPGLPKAPAAQAIDVDASGRITGLF from the coding sequence ATGAAAATCAAATCGGATATTCAAATTGCGCAGGAGGCCCAGATGCAGCCTATTGCATCCATTGCTGAAAAAGCGGGCATCCCAGCGGACAGCTTGGAACCCTACGGCCGTACCAAAGCCAAAGTGGATAACAATCTGCTCGACAGCTTACAGGACCGTCCAAACGGTAAGCTGATCCTGGTGACCGCCATTTCGCCCACGCCAGCGGGAGAGGGGAAAACGACGACCAGTGTAGGGCTGGCGGATGCGTTTGGAAAATTGGAGAAAAAAGTGATGCTGTGCCTGCGTGAACCGTCTTTGGGTCCTGTGTTCGGCATCAAGGGAGGCGCGGCCGGCGGCGGATATGCCCAGGTAGTGCCTATGGAGGATATCAACCTTCATTTTACTGGCGATATGCACGCCATCAGTGCGGCCAATAATCTTTTAGCCGCGATGATAGACAATCATATCTATCACGGAAATGAGCTGGGGATCGATCCCAGGCGCATCACTTGGAAGCGGTGCGTAGATATGAATGACCGTCAACTCCGTTTTGTGGTGGATGGCCTAGGCGGCCGCGTCAACGGCACCCCCCGAGAGGATGGGTACGACATCACAGTGGCGTCGGAGATTATGGCGGTACTATGCCTGGCACAGGATCTGGAGGATCTGAAAGCGCGCCTTGCCAGGATCGTTGTGGGGTATACCTATGACGACCAGCCGGTCACAGCAGGGGATCTCAAAGCCCACGGTGCTATGACGGCCCTTTTAAAAGACGCTATCAAACCCAATTTGGTGCAGACCCTGGAACATACGCCTGCATTTGTTCACGGCGGTCCGTTTGCCAACATCGCCCATGGATGCAACAGTGTCATGGCGACGCGTCTGGCGTTAAAGCTGGCCGATTATGTGGTGACTGAGGCGGGATTCGGCGCCGATCTGGGAGCGGAAAAGTTTTTTGATATCAAATGCCGTATGGCCGGACTTAAGCCGGATGCAGTGGTGATTGTAGCGACAGTCCGAGCGTTAAAACACCATGGCGGTGTAGAAAAAGCGCGTCTTGGGGAAGAAAACCTGGAGGCGCTGGAGAAAGGCCTGCCCAATTTGCTCCATCATATTGAAAATATCACGAAAGTGTTTGGACTGCCGGCAGTGGTAGCCGTCAACCGGTTCCCAACCGACACTCAGGCTGAGTTAGACCTGGTGGAACATCGCTGCGGTGAATTGGGCGTACCAGTGGCCCTTTCGGAGGTATGGGAAAAGGGAGGCGCTGGAGGCATTCAGCTAGCGCAGAAAGTTATGGACGTTATAGAGCGGATGGAAAATCATTTTGCTCCTATCTATCCTGACGAGATGCCTCTTCGGGATAAGATCCGCACAGTGGCGCAGAAGGTATATGGAGCGTCGGATGTCCGCTTTGAACCTGCAGCGGACAGAGAATTGGATAAGTTGGAGCATCTTGGTTTTGGAGACCTGCCGGTGTGCATGGCCAAAACCCAGTACTCCTTCTCGGATGATAAGGACAAGCTGGGCTGGCCGAAAGATTTTACCATCACAGTACGTGGGGTAAAAGTATCGGCTGGAGCCGGTTTTGTGGTGGCTTTGACAGGCAGTATCATGACGATGCCGGGCCTCCCCAAAGCACCGGCAGCCCAAGCGATTGATGTAGATGCGTCAGGCCGAATCACCGGATTGTTCTGA
- a CDS encoding F420-0--gamma-glutamyl ligase, with protein MEFIANRGKDIAIQVDGVTYLRHAIRTHFAGIGEDYLKLIERYALPLYQQGDILCISEKIISLCQRRVVFRDELKVGCLARFLSRFASHSSAGIGVDSPYKMQFAVEHCGRIKVLWAALLAGIGKLLGKKGLFYQIVGQEVSGLDGFYDKEFPIYGNFGIRIPAHPHQVCDEIQQKTGIPCMIVDANDLGVEILGHSSTLPFTDGQLCSLIRDNPAGQSTQMTPLILIRKLPSVA; from the coding sequence ATGGAGTTTATCGCCAACCGAGGAAAAGATATCGCCATCCAAGTGGACGGCGTTACCTATCTCCGTCATGCCATCCGCACCCATTTTGCGGGCATCGGCGAAGATTATCTGAAGCTTATAGAACGTTATGCTTTACCCCTCTATCAGCAGGGGGATATTTTATGCATCAGTGAGAAAATTATCTCCCTGTGCCAACGGCGGGTGGTGTTCCGAGATGAATTAAAAGTAGGGTGTCTTGCTCGATTCCTCTCCCGCTTTGCCTCTCACAGTTCGGCCGGCATCGGAGTGGACAGCCCCTATAAAATGCAGTTTGCCGTTGAGCACTGCGGTAGGATCAAAGTCCTGTGGGCCGCATTGTTGGCCGGCATTGGCAAATTGCTGGGCAAAAAGGGGCTTTTTTATCAAATTGTGGGACAAGAAGTATCCGGTCTGGATGGATTTTACGACAAGGAATTCCCTATCTACGGCAACTTTGGGATCCGTATCCCAGCCCATCCTCATCAAGTCTGTGACGAGATCCAGCAAAAGACGGGGATCCCCTGCATGATCGTGGATGCAAACGATTTGGGTGTGGAGATCCTGGGACATTCCAGCACCCTCCCCTTCACCGACGGCCAGCTTTGTTCTCTCATTCGGGACAATCCCGCCGGCCAGTCCACCCAAATGACCCCTCTCATCCTCATCCGTAAGCTGCCGTCTGTCGCTTGA
- the putP gene encoding sodium/proline symporter PutP translates to MTGNTGIIVAFVVYMALMLGIGVLCYKKSNSLSDYLLGGRGLNSWVAAMSAQASDMSGWLLMGLPGAVYAFGTGQIWIAVGLGIGTVLNWSIVASRLRRYTIKAGDSLTLPEYFENRFRDKSRVLRMASAVFIIIFFTVYSASAFVSGGKLFSTVFGIDYQVALLIGVLIILAYTFLGGFLAVCWTDFVQGLLMLVAILAVPILACMAVGGVSEVGEALNGVSPTFLDPLKETNGQNTSFISIISQLAWALGYFGMPHILVRFMAIKDQRSVKKSRIIAIVWVIISLTCAVFVGIIGRAFVTGLYDPANGVADQESIFIRTIQKLFIEPGAFVPVAIIGGLFLCGILAAIMSTADSQLLVTASSLSSDIYKVAIDKKASDKKLLWVSRIAVLAVAVVAYFIARDPKSSIMDLVSNAWSGFGSTFGPLVLFSLFWKKTTRSGALAGMIGGGLTVIVWDYIPMMPGADGLVNLGVGTGLYSIIPGFLISSLLIVVFSLVGKGPSQDMVEEFQEVALNKGDS, encoded by the coding sequence ATGACAGGAAACACAGGCATTATCGTTGCATTTGTAGTGTATATGGCTCTGATGCTGGGCATCGGTGTTTTATGCTACAAAAAGTCAAACAGCCTGTCCGATTACCTGCTGGGCGGCAGGGGCCTGAACTCCTGGGTAGCAGCGATGTCGGCCCAGGCGTCGGATATGTCGGGCTGGCTGCTGATGGGTCTGCCGGGAGCGGTATACGCCTTTGGCACCGGCCAGATCTGGATTGCCGTAGGATTGGGCATTGGTACTGTGCTCAACTGGTCCATTGTGGCATCCCGGCTTCGCCGGTACACCATCAAGGCCGGGGATTCCCTGACTTTGCCGGAGTATTTTGAAAACCGGTTCCGGGATAAGAGCCGGGTTTTGCGTATGGCGTCGGCTGTGTTTATCATCATCTTTTTCACTGTTTATTCCGCCTCGGCCTTTGTGTCGGGAGGCAAACTGTTTTCCACTGTGTTCGGAATCGACTATCAGGTGGCGTTGCTTATCGGTGTATTGATCATCCTGGCTTACACCTTCCTGGGCGGATTCCTGGCCGTATGCTGGACGGACTTTGTCCAGGGGCTTCTGATGCTGGTGGCTATTCTGGCAGTGCCGATCCTGGCCTGTATGGCAGTGGGGGGCGTAAGCGAAGTGGGAGAAGCCCTCAACGGCGTCAGTCCCACCTTCCTGGATCCCCTTAAGGAGACAAACGGACAAAATACCTCTTTCATCAGCATTATCTCCCAATTAGCCTGGGCGCTTGGCTACTTTGGCATGCCTCATATCCTGGTTCGTTTTATGGCCATCAAGGACCAGCGTTCGGTTAAGAAATCCCGTATCATCGCTATTGTCTGGGTCATTATCTCCTTGACTTGTGCGGTATTTGTAGGCATTATTGGCCGTGCGTTTGTCACGGGACTGTATGATCCTGCAAATGGGGTGGCGGATCAGGAATCCATCTTTATCCGCACCATTCAGAAGCTGTTTATTGAGCCGGGGGCCTTTGTGCCGGTGGCGATTATCGGAGGACTGTTCCTGTGCGGCATACTGGCAGCTATTATGTCGACGGCTGATTCCCAGTTGCTGGTGACGGCATCTTCCTTGTCCAGCGATATTTACAAAGTGGCTATCGACAAAAAAGCGTCGGATAAGAAATTGCTTTGGGTCAGCCGAATTGCTGTATTGGCAGTGGCAGTGGTCGCCTACTTCATCGCCCGGGATCCTAAATCCAGCATCATGGATTTGGTATCCAACGCATGGTCGGGCTTTGGCTCTACCTTTGGCCCGCTGGTTTTGTTTTCGCTTTTCTGGAAAAAGACCACGCGCAGCGGCGCCCTGGCCGGTATGATCGGCGGCGGCTTGACGGTCATTGTATGGGATTATATTCCCATGATGCCAGGCGCTGACGGCTTGGTAAACTTGGGAGTGGGTACCGGACTTTATTCCATCATCCCGGGATTCCTGATTTCCTCCCTCCTTATTGTGGTATTCAGCCTTGTGGGCAAGGGCCCCTCTCAGGATATGGTCGAGGAATTCCAAGAGGTAGCGCTCAACAAAGGGGATAGCTAA
- a CDS encoding response regulator transcription factor produces the protein MKRILVAEDEAAIREFVVINLKRAGYEVWEAENGQEALDLFDQQNGDFDIALLDVMMPILDGFAVCRELRKRSQNIGIIMLTARTQEMDRVSGLMLGADDYVTKPFSPSELVARVDALHRRVAVQSPAEKKQVKEEVVSGDFTLNLVNRTLSNKGKLIDLTHVEFQIMEYFLSNPGKALDRTDILNRVWGEGYYGEEKIVDVNVRRLRMKVEEEPSHPKHIVTVWGLGYKWQA, from the coding sequence ATGAAACGCATTTTAGTGGCGGAGGATGAAGCTGCCATTCGGGAATTTGTCGTGATCAACTTAAAACGCGCGGGCTATGAGGTGTGGGAAGCGGAAAACGGTCAGGAAGCTCTGGATCTCTTTGACCAGCAGAATGGGGATTTTGACATCGCCCTACTGGATGTCATGATGCCAATCCTGGATGGCTTTGCCGTGTGCCGCGAGCTGAGAAAACGCAGTCAAAACATCGGCATCATCATGTTGACCGCCCGCACCCAGGAAATGGATCGGGTCAGCGGCCTGATGCTGGGCGCCGACGACTATGTCACAAAACCCTTTTCCCCTTCGGAACTGGTGGCCCGGGTGGATGCTTTGCACCGCCGCGTTGCGGTCCAATCGCCGGCGGAGAAAAAACAGGTTAAGGAAGAGGTGGTGTCGGGCGACTTCACCCTCAACCTGGTCAACCGCACCCTCTCCAACAAGGGAAAACTCATCGATTTAACCCATGTGGAATTCCAGATCATGGAGTATTTTCTCAGCAATCCCGGTAAAGCTCTGGACCGCACTGATATCCTCAACCGGGTCTGGGGCGAGGGGTACTACGGCGAAGAAAAGATTGTGGACGTCAATGTCCGCCGCCTGCGCATGAAGGTAGAGGAAGAGCCTTCTCATCCCAAACATATTGTAACGGTTTGGGGGCTGGGGTATAAATGGCAGGCTTAA
- a CDS encoding sensor histidine kinase, whose translation MAVKGITQRWVLNGLGLILAILVVLELGMAFIVRSYYYGEVYDSLNRLMWSTLDSFTKYAESSDAEFRIGCQQALENFQLKENVELMVIGSDGVPLLSSTGFPPDTSQPMDDYETAKNSNGNRIGSTEFNLTSGEHVMAYTALLSRSENTQNLRAIRMVVSLEPTDQQVFIIVAILLAVGIAIILFVIMSGSYFISSIVTPVRNIGQTARRIALGDFDARLQKKYDDEIGDLCDTINYMASELSTNERMKNDFISSVSHELRTPLTAIKGWGETLMDPSLVDPETFQKGMSVIVSESERLSGIVEELLDFSRIQSGRMTLKMERIDILAELGEAVVMFRERSRRENIELLYHEPEILPPVVGDRNRLKQVFVNILDNAFKYSDPGGRIRVDACEINCMIQVVISDSGCGIPAKDLPRIKEKFYKANHTRRGSGIGLAVVDEIVSLHGGSLDIRSTEGVGTDVIIRIPVAKMESDNPPEQIQP comes from the coding sequence ATGGCTGTAAAAGGCATCACCCAACGGTGGGTACTCAATGGATTAGGGCTTATTCTGGCCATCCTGGTGGTATTGGAGCTGGGTATGGCATTCATTGTCCGCTCCTACTATTACGGGGAGGTGTACGACTCCCTCAACCGTCTCATGTGGAGCACATTGGATTCCTTTACCAAATACGCGGAGAGCTCCGACGCTGAATTCCGCATCGGATGCCAGCAGGCATTGGAAAACTTCCAGCTCAAGGAAAACGTTGAGCTGATGGTCATCGGGAGCGACGGCGTGCCCCTTTTGTCGTCCACAGGCTTCCCGCCGGATACCTCCCAGCCTATGGATGACTATGAAACAGCCAAAAATTCCAACGGCAACCGCATCGGCAGTACGGAATTCAATCTGACCAGCGGTGAACATGTAATGGCTTACACCGCTTTGCTGAGCCGTTCGGAAAATACCCAGAACTTAAGGGCCATCCGTATGGTCGTCTCTCTGGAGCCTACCGATCAACAGGTCTTTATCATCGTAGCCATACTGCTGGCGGTGGGCATCGCCATTATCCTATTCGTCATTATGTCGGGCTCCTACTTCATCAGCTCCATCGTCACGCCGGTGCGAAACATCGGCCAGACAGCCCGCCGCATCGCTTTGGGGGATTTTGACGCAAGGCTTCAGAAAAAATATGACGACGAAATCGGCGATCTGTGCGACACCATCAACTATATGGCCAGCGAACTCAGCACCAACGAGCGTATGAAAAACGATTTTATCTCTTCTGTCTCCCACGAGCTGCGTACCCCGTTGACCGCCATCAAGGGATGGGGGGAGACGCTGATGGATCCCTCCCTCGTGGATCCGGAAACTTTCCAAAAGGGTATGAGCGTCATCGTCAGCGAATCGGAACGTCTTTCGGGGATTGTGGAAGAGCTTCTGGACTTCTCCCGCATCCAAAGCGGACGCATGACGCTGAAGATGGAACGCATCGATATTCTGGCTGAGTTGGGTGAAGCGGTTGTGATGTTCCGGGAACGTTCCCGCCGGGAGAACATCGAACTCCTGTACCACGAGCCGGAGATCCTTCCTCCCGTCGTGGGCGACCGCAACCGTCTCAAGCAGGTGTTTGTCAACATCCTGGACAACGCCTTTAAGTATTCCGATCCAGGCGGCCGGATACGCGTGGACGCCTGTGAAATCAACTGTATGATCCAAGTGGTCATCAGCGACAGCGGCTGCGGTATCCCGGCAAAGGATCTCCCCCGCATCAAGGAGAAATTCTACAAGGCCAACCACACCCGCCGCGGTTCCGGTATCGGACTTGCCGTGGTGGATGAGATCGTCTCCCTGCACGGCGGTTCTTTGGATATCCGCTCTACCGAGGGCGTTGGTACGGACGTTATCATCCGCATCCCCGTGGCCAAGATGGAGTCGGACAATCCTCCTGAACAGATCCAACCTTAA
- a CDS encoding FUSC family protein: MTFYQALQMDPSGLKKSIREAQDKKEKRYFIKALVVRDILLVMFAIVFISFSSEVFGSQNSAMAVVIFCMMLSIRFVDFGYKISHSLVSLGICFLILLISPIAMQLVAPPLGLIINFISLFAVVLLTCEKPEMGNGGLYLFGYIFLSGSMVTPEVFVQRIYLTIFGYLVCAVILFLKHRHKNPQTTLLHVISRYDIHSQKGQWQLQIALALSLLFFAGSYLGLNRFMWVGFACSSLLSSYPVNLHERMRDRAVGAIVGSLLFGLIYSLTPPSLSFLFGPVSGLCLGFCSNYRYKTIFNCFGALLMASSIYGVHDAVLLRIFNNLVGLLFGCVFFYIFQKILVKRWLGNKELKHC; the protein is encoded by the coding sequence ATGACATTTTATCAGGCTTTGCAGATGGATCCTTCCGGATTAAAAAAGAGCATCAGGGAGGCACAAGATAAAAAAGAAAAACGGTATTTTATCAAGGCATTGGTGGTCCGGGATATCTTACTGGTGATGTTTGCCATTGTGTTTATCTCATTTTCATCGGAGGTATTCGGGAGCCAGAACAGCGCCATGGCCGTCGTAATTTTCTGTATGATGCTCAGCATCCGATTCGTGGACTTCGGATATAAAATCTCCCATTCTCTCGTGAGCCTTGGGATCTGTTTCCTTATCCTATTGATATCGCCGATTGCCATGCAGCTGGTAGCGCCCCCTTTGGGACTGATCATCAATTTTATTTCGCTATTCGCCGTCGTGTTACTGACCTGTGAGAAACCAGAAATGGGAAACGGCGGACTTTATCTATTTGGCTATATCTTTTTATCTGGAAGCATGGTGACGCCGGAGGTATTTGTCCAGCGTATCTATCTCACCATTTTCGGGTATTTGGTATGTGCAGTGATTCTTTTTCTAAAACACCGCCATAAGAATCCGCAAACCACATTGCTGCATGTCATCAGCCGGTATGATATCCACAGCCAAAAGGGCCAGTGGCAGTTGCAGATTGCATTGGCTCTCAGCCTTCTTTTCTTTGCAGGGAGCTATTTAGGACTAAACCGTTTTATGTGGGTGGGATTTGCCTGCTCATCGCTGCTGTCCAGCTATCCGGTTAACCTCCACGAGAGGATGAGGGATCGAGCTGTAGGAGCTATCGTAGGATCTCTTTTGTTCGGCCTGATCTATTCTTTGACCCCGCCTTCTCTAAGCTTCCTATTTGGACCGGTCTCAGGACTCTGTCTGGGATTTTGCTCCAACTACCGATACAAGACGATATTCAATTGTTTTGGGGCGCTGCTTATGGCTTCCAGCATCTACGGGGTACACGATGCCGTCCTTTTGCGTATTTTTAACAATTTAGTGGGATTGCTGTTTGGATGCGTCTTTTTCTATATTTTCCAAAAAATACTGGTGAAGAGATGGCTGGGAAACAAAGAGCTGAAGCACTGTTAG